A window from Halomicrobium urmianum encodes these proteins:
- a CDS encoding VanZ family protein, with protein MREVCLPLLPTWVRWLGVAVVAGVIFYLSVLTTPPAEPIARPFSFIPLDKWRHFLAYAAFGGSLGYATADWDWSTRHLAALVLGATVLYGVGIEVWQSFVPRRYMSLGDAYANALGAVVASPWFIVRERAEFVELRAWLGSLTGDGEPA; from the coding sequence ATGCGCGAGGTTTGTCTCCCGCTGTTGCCGACGTGGGTCCGCTGGCTCGGCGTCGCCGTCGTCGCGGGCGTGATCTTCTACCTGTCGGTGCTGACCACGCCACCGGCGGAGCCCATCGCCAGACCGTTCTCGTTCATCCCGCTGGACAAGTGGCGTCACTTCCTCGCCTACGCCGCGTTCGGCGGGAGCCTCGGCTACGCGACGGCGGACTGGGACTGGTCGACGCGGCACCTCGCGGCGCTCGTGCTCGGTGCGACCGTGCTCTACGGCGTCGGGATCGAGGTCTGGCAGTCGTTCGTCCCGCGGCGGTACATGTCGCTCGGTGACGCCTACGCCAACGCGCTCGGAGCCGTCGTCGCCAGCCCGTGGTTCATCGTCCGGGAACGGGCCGAGTTCGTCGAACTCCGGGCGTGGCTCGGATCGCTGACCGGCGACGGAGAACCGGCCTGA
- a CDS encoding NAD-dependent epimerase/dehydratase family protein has product MDVLIIGGTGLISTGITRQAVAAGHDVTCFTRGESEADVPDEVDFARGDRDEDEDLRAARDEVDPDCVIDMVCFSPDKAEAAIEVFAGEIEQYVFCSTVDVYHRPLETNPVQEDAPREPPVSQYGADKAECEDLFFAAHERGDFAATVIRPWSTYGEGGPVLHSLGTGTYYLDRLREGEPVIVHGDGQGLWGPCHRDDVAAAFVNAVGNDVAYGEAYHVTSEEVITWRQYHEAVADALGAPEPELVSIPTDVLAEAVPDRTGMLLDHFQFSTVFDNGKARRDLDFEYTISFREGVERTIEWLEDEDEIDPWDSEDDDELIAAWRDATGDFLDAVRE; this is encoded by the coding sequence ATGGACGTACTCATCATCGGCGGCACCGGCCTGATCAGCACGGGCATCACGCGTCAGGCAGTCGCGGCGGGCCACGACGTGACCTGCTTCACCCGCGGCGAGAGCGAGGCGGACGTGCCCGACGAGGTCGACTTCGCCCGCGGCGACCGCGACGAGGACGAGGACCTCCGCGCTGCCCGGGACGAGGTCGACCCGGACTGCGTGATCGACATGGTGTGCTTCTCGCCGGACAAGGCCGAGGCGGCAATCGAGGTGTTCGCCGGCGAAATCGAGCAGTACGTCTTCTGCTCGACCGTCGACGTCTACCACCGGCCGCTGGAGACCAATCCCGTGCAGGAGGACGCTCCCCGGGAACCACCGGTCAGCCAGTACGGCGCGGACAAGGCCGAGTGCGAGGACCTGTTCTTCGCCGCTCACGAGCGCGGCGACTTCGCCGCCACCGTGATCCGCCCGTGGAGCACCTACGGCGAGGGCGGCCCCGTCCTGCACTCGCTGGGGACCGGCACGTACTACCTGGACCGCCTCCGCGAGGGCGAGCCCGTAATCGTCCACGGCGACGGCCAGGGCCTGTGGGGCCCGTGTCACCGCGACGACGTGGCCGCCGCCTTCGTGAACGCCGTCGGCAACGACGTCGCCTACGGCGAGGCCTACCACGTCACCAGCGAGGAGGTGATCACGTGGCGACAGTACCACGAGGCGGTCGCCGACGCCCTGGGCGCGCCCGAACCCGAACTCGTCTCCATCCCGACGGACGTCCTCGCGGAGGCGGTGCCCGACCGGACCGGAATGCTGCTCGACCACTTCCAGTTCTCCACGGTATTCGACAACGGCAAGGCCCGCCGCGACCTCGACTTCGAGTACACGATCTCCTTCCGCGAGGGCGTCGAGCGCACGATCGAGTGGCTGGAGGACGAGGACGAGATCGACCCCTGGGACAGCGAGGACGACGACGAACTGATCGCTGCGTGGCGCGACGCCACCGGCGACTTTCTGGACGCGGTCAGGGAGTAG
- a CDS encoding sugar phosphate isomerase/epimerase family protein, which produces MATFDVGVQSVVYKEYSLYELLDELGETGIDQLELWGRHLDAEDDEETVAAAEDAIADAGVSVCGHGVVDLDDTGQAREHVAFADRIGADYVTVNYPPARDDVTEELIDLAEEFDIDVGIHNYSSVHHDDLSKVFSSIDDARDVLDEYDHPRLGLCADTGHFLVEDVDPVEVIRELGDRINSVHLKDTSEAEEEDVPGAGRLDLPFLVDLLDEHADLDAPLVIEYELPAERATEALIEAERNVRAALDD; this is translated from the coding sequence ATGGCCACCTTCGACGTCGGCGTCCAGAGCGTCGTGTACAAGGAGTACTCGCTCTACGAACTGCTCGACGAACTCGGCGAGACGGGCATCGACCAACTGGAACTGTGGGGCCGCCACCTCGACGCCGAGGACGACGAGGAGACGGTCGCCGCGGCCGAGGACGCGATCGCCGACGCCGGCGTGTCCGTCTGCGGCCACGGCGTCGTCGACCTCGACGACACCGGGCAGGCCCGCGAGCACGTGGCCTTCGCCGACCGCATCGGCGCCGACTACGTCACCGTGAACTACCCGCCCGCGCGGGACGACGTCACGGAGGAGCTGATCGACCTGGCCGAGGAGTTCGATATCGACGTCGGGATTCACAACTACTCCTCGGTCCACCACGACGACCTCTCGAAAGTGTTCTCCTCCATCGACGACGCTCGCGACGTCCTCGACGAGTACGACCACCCCCGGCTCGGCCTCTGCGCCGACACCGGCCACTTCCTCGTCGAGGACGTCGACCCCGTGGAGGTGATCCGGGAGCTGGGCGACCGGATCAACAGCGTCCACCTGAAGGACACCTCCGAGGCGGAGGAGGAGGACGTCCCCGGCGCCGGACGGCTCGACCTCCCCTTCCTCGTCGACCTGCTCGACGAGCACGCGGACCTGGATGCGCCGCTGGTCATCGAGTACGAACTCCCCGCTGAGCGGGCGACGGAGGCGCTGATCGAGGCCGAGCGGAACGTCCGGGCGGCCCTGGACGACTGA
- a CDS encoding metallophosphoesterase family protein, which produces MLVLGDAHAAEDPDNDDALAAAYDDADADAALQLGDLQRYDLPVPTWFVGGNNEDFDVIDALRAGESPAQVSNAHLLAGTAAEVEGLRVAGLSGNYAPTQYDKPRSELSGDRRRHFVREDVEAVAALEDVDVLMTHEAPEGLIYYGYDAGCEHVTRLVEELEPDLCLVGHHERHAEATVHGVRAVSLAPVWQCYYRLDPETLELTVRETPA; this is translated from the coding sequence ATGCTCGTCCTCGGCGACGCGCACGCGGCGGAGGATCCGGACAACGACGACGCCCTGGCGGCGGCCTACGACGACGCGGACGCCGACGCCGCGCTCCAGCTCGGCGACCTCCAGCGCTACGACCTCCCCGTGCCAACGTGGTTCGTCGGGGGGAACAACGAGGACTTCGACGTGATCGACGCGCTCCGGGCGGGGGAATCGCCGGCGCAGGTCAGTAACGCCCACCTGCTGGCCGGCACCGCGGCCGAGGTCGAGGGCCTTCGCGTCGCCGGCCTCTCCGGCAACTACGCGCCGACGCAGTACGACAAGCCCCGTAGCGAACTCTCGGGCGACCGGCGGCGGCACTTCGTCCGCGAGGACGTCGAGGCGGTCGCCGCCCTGGAGGACGTCGACGTCCTCATGACCCACGAGGCGCCGGAGGGACTGATCTACTACGGCTACGACGCCGGCTGCGAGCACGTGACGCGCCTGGTCGAAGAGCTGGAGCCGGACCTCTGTCTCGTCGGCCACCACGAGCGCCACGCGGAGGCGACCGTTCACGGCGTGCGTGCCGTCAGCCTCGCGCCCGTCTGGCAGTGCTACTACCGGCTCGATCCCGAGACCCTGGAGCTGACGGTTCGCGAGACGCCCGCTTGA
- a CDS encoding AI-2E family transporter: MDTSKVFLLGVAGVLLMVSTLMVLPYLEYFLLAVVLASVLAPLQHRLERHTGPSKAAAVLSAAVTVAVLLPLAFVIRAVAADAAALVEELGSGGEGLEEFEAGLEELLGVEVDVVGSIQSAAGNGGMEALGSAIDVFGTLTHVLVGLGLTLFLLFYFLRDGESFFEWLRWVLPLPDHVEDDLFESINHITNAVLAGHVLVAIIQGSLAGAGLFVAGVPNAFFWTAVMIVLSLLPVVGSFLVWGPAAIYLFTIGRPIAAGLLVVYGAIIVGISDDYLRPVVVDRYARVSPAVIIIGILGGLTVMGFIGIFVGPIIIGALKATLDVYREEYEDPVLAGQ; this comes from the coding sequence ATGGACACGAGCAAGGTGTTCCTCCTCGGCGTCGCCGGCGTGCTCCTGATGGTGTCGACGCTGATGGTGCTCCCGTACCTCGAGTACTTCCTGCTGGCCGTGGTCCTCGCGTCGGTGCTCGCCCCGCTCCAGCATCGGCTCGAACGCCACACAGGTCCCTCGAAGGCCGCGGCGGTGCTCTCCGCGGCGGTCACGGTCGCCGTGCTCCTGCCGCTGGCGTTTGTGATTCGGGCCGTCGCCGCCGACGCCGCCGCGCTCGTCGAGGAACTGGGCTCCGGCGGGGAGGGGCTCGAGGAGTTCGAGGCCGGCCTCGAGGAACTCCTCGGCGTCGAGGTCGACGTCGTCGGGTCGATCCAGTCGGCCGCCGGCAACGGCGGGATGGAGGCGCTCGGCAGCGCCATCGACGTCTTCGGTACCCTGACGCATGTCCTCGTCGGGCTCGGTCTGACGCTGTTTCTCCTCTTTTACTTCCTGCGCGACGGCGAGTCCTTCTTCGAGTGGCTCCGGTGGGTGCTGCCGCTCCCGGACCACGTCGAAGACGACCTCTTCGAGTCGATTAACCACATCACCAACGCCGTGCTGGCCGGGCACGTCCTCGTCGCCATCATCCAGGGCTCCCTCGCCGGGGCCGGTCTGTTCGTCGCGGGCGTCCCCAACGCCTTCTTCTGGACGGCCGTGATGATCGTCCTCTCGCTGCTGCCCGTGGTCGGCTCCTTCCTCGTGTGGGGGCCGGCGGCGATCTACCTCTTCACGATCGGCCGGCCGATAGCGGCCGGCCTCCTCGTGGTCTACGGCGCGATCATCGTCGGCATCTCCGACGACTACCTCCGCCCGGTCGTGGTCGACCGTTACGCCCGCGTCAGCCCCGCGGTCATCATCATCGGCATCCTCGGCGGGCTGACGGTGATGGGTTTCATCGGCATCTTCGTCGGCCCCATCATCATCGGCGCGCTGAAGGCGACGCTGGACGTCTACCGCGAGGAGTACGAGGACCCCGTGCTCGCCGGACAGTAG
- a CDS encoding NAD(P)/FAD-dependent oxidoreductase, protein MPDPPAYEVAVVGGGPAGLTTALYTTRLGHRTAAFERVGGRHAAVDNVHNVLGVSEDVSGSELAERGVRQLEEYGADYHPDSVDAVERDGDRFRIEGAHGTATAERVVLATGFSDEGPGVPGLERFTGRGLHYCLHCDAYTLGDGATFVLGHTEHAAQVAMLLLHFTDDVTLLTDDEAPEWSDETAAQLEAHPVERVDAEVIGAFAEGSGGSTVLEEGGVRGGPAGEWLGGLTLADGTEREFLGGFAVYGLEYNNRLAADLGCDLADDGAVAVDEVGRASEDGVYAVGDVTHGQNQTPVALGDGARAGIALHRDLRAFPVDADALDAVDPTDLRVPGAAAELRARMRRDRGRDHHAGLRDPRSDE, encoded by the coding sequence ATGCCCGATCCACCCGCCTACGAGGTCGCGGTCGTCGGCGGCGGCCCGGCCGGCCTGACGACGGCGCTGTACACGACGCGGCTCGGCCACCGGACCGCCGCTTTCGAGCGCGTCGGCGGCCGCCACGCCGCGGTCGACAACGTCCACAACGTGCTCGGCGTCTCCGAGGACGTCTCCGGGAGCGAACTCGCCGAGCGGGGCGTCCGCCAGCTGGAGGAGTACGGCGCCGACTACCACCCCGACTCCGTCGACGCCGTCGAGCGCGACGGCGACCGGTTCCGGATCGAGGGGGCCCACGGGACGGCCACCGCCGAGCGGGTCGTCCTCGCCACCGGCTTTTCCGACGAGGGACCGGGCGTCCCCGGGCTGGAGCGGTTCACCGGCCGGGGCCTGCACTACTGCCTGCACTGCGACGCCTACACGCTCGGCGACGGGGCGACGTTCGTCCTCGGGCACACGGAGCACGCCGCTCAGGTCGCCATGCTGCTCCTGCACTTCACCGACGACGTGACGCTGCTGACCGACGACGAGGCGCCCGAGTGGAGCGACGAGACGGCGGCCCAGCTCGAGGCTCACCCGGTCGAGCGCGTCGACGCGGAGGTGATCGGCGCGTTCGCGGAGGGCTCCGGCGGGTCGACGGTTCTCGAAGAGGGCGGCGTCCGCGGCGGCCCGGCCGGGGAGTGGCTCGGCGGACTCACCCTCGCCGACGGCACCGAGCGGGAGTTCCTCGGCGGCTTCGCCGTCTACGGGCTGGAGTACAACAACCGGCTGGCCGCGGACCTGGGCTGCGATCTGGCCGACGACGGCGCCGTCGCGGTCGACGAGGTCGGTCGGGCGAGCGAGGACGGCGTCTACGCCGTCGGCGACGTCACCCACGGCCAGAACCAGACGCCCGTCGCGCTGGGCGACGGCGCGCGGGCCGGCATCGCGCTCCACAGGGACCTCCGGGCGTTCCCCGTCGACGCCGACGCCCTCGACGCGGTCGACCCGACGGACCTGCGGGTGCCCGGCGCGGCGGCCGAGCTCAGGGCGCGGATGCGCCGCGACCGCGGCAGGGACCACCACGCGGGGCTGCGCGACCCCCGGTCAGACGAGTGA
- a CDS encoding endonuclease/exonuclease/phosphatase family protein encodes MPSRLDVMTYNVRYDNPKDTEYVWRKRRDAVASVIRFHDPEVIGLQEALHDQVDDLRERLPRYEWLYAGRGGDVESAGEYAAIAYDRERFNLEDEGTFWLSETPDEPGSVGWDAMLPRLVKWAHLREIDTGIEFTHYNTHFDHAGDEARCESAALLRDRIDELSPRDPVIVTGDFNMRESEEPYDRMTTSVGCERTLLDAHYAANHDHHGPETTVTDFTSLVPEKRIDYVFVTPEVEIHIHGACSDTYGDGKYPSDHLPVMTTLSLPRRTTDRRG; translated from the coding sequence ATGCCCTCCCGTCTCGACGTGATGACCTACAACGTCCGGTACGACAACCCGAAGGACACGGAGTACGTCTGGCGCAAGCGCCGCGACGCGGTGGCCAGCGTCATCCGGTTCCACGACCCGGAGGTGATCGGCCTCCAGGAGGCGCTGCACGACCAGGTCGACGACCTCCGGGAGCGGCTGCCCCGGTACGAGTGGCTGTACGCGGGGCGGGGCGGGGACGTCGAGAGCGCCGGAGAGTACGCCGCCATCGCCTACGACCGCGAGCGGTTCAACCTCGAGGACGAGGGGACCTTCTGGCTCTCCGAGACGCCCGACGAGCCGGGGAGCGTCGGCTGGGACGCCATGCTCCCGCGGCTCGTCAAGTGGGCCCACCTCCGTGAGATCGACACCGGGATCGAGTTCACCCACTACAACACGCACTTCGATCACGCCGGCGACGAGGCGCGCTGCGAGAGCGCGGCCCTTCTCCGGGACCGGATCGACGAGCTCTCCCCGCGGGACCCCGTGATCGTCACGGGCGACTTCAACATGCGCGAGTCGGAGGAGCCCTACGACCGGATGACGACCTCGGTGGGCTGCGAGCGGACGCTGCTCGACGCCCACTACGCGGCCAACCACGACCACCACGGCCCCGAGACGACGGTGACCGACTTCACCAGCCTCGTGCCGGAGAAGCGCATCGACTACGTGTTCGTCACCCCGGAGGTGGAGATCCACATCCACGGCGCCTGTTCGGACACGTACGGCGACGGCAAGTACCCCTCCGACCATCTGCCGGTGATGACGACGCTGTCGCTCCCCCGACGGACTACGGACCGGCGGGGGTAG
- a CDS encoding CDP-glycerol glycerophosphotransferase family protein, whose amino-acid sequence MVTILYTFDRRFMWKTFEAIDGHVDRASAALPLRQSARGSQSSIPEVDAPIESAADLDAAVAEIDPDVVVQNHRFEAAVLDERPSYHDDYPVVHVRHGASVGRGEVHNTTRDLGDVVDVALAPGERWATAYRESMADDVRVAVVGVPEADDLVAADPPRERRVLYAPTNHNYGGGSYVETAEDVLDVFEGSEYELRFRPHPMDRQEEPGKSVTERCRERIADLPNVVFDDADTPRESMLDADLLLSDYSGIVTEWLHTGRPLAQLTDVAADADVPPLGYRTDDLSIEAIDRLYEDGYPPDVERRVDERIAELGIPMDGRAGERAAEEVLACTQ is encoded by the coding sequence ATGGTCACGATACTCTACACCTTCGACAGGCGTTTCATGTGGAAAACGTTCGAGGCGATCGACGGGCACGTCGACCGGGCGTCGGCCGCGTTACCCCTGCGGCAGTCGGCGCGGGGATCCCAGTCCTCGATCCCCGAGGTCGACGCCCCGATAGAGTCCGCCGCCGACCTCGACGCCGCAGTCGCCGAGATAGACCCGGACGTCGTCGTCCAGAACCACCGGTTCGAGGCGGCGGTGCTGGACGAGCGGCCGTCCTACCACGACGACTACCCCGTCGTACACGTCCGCCACGGGGCCTCCGTCGGCCGGGGCGAGGTCCACAACACCACCCGGGACCTCGGCGACGTCGTCGACGTGGCCCTCGCGCCCGGCGAGCGGTGGGCCACGGCGTACCGCGAGTCGATGGCCGACGACGTGCGCGTCGCCGTCGTCGGCGTCCCCGAGGCCGACGACCTCGTCGCGGCCGACCCGCCCCGCGAGCGGCGGGTCCTCTACGCCCCGACCAACCACAACTACGGCGGCGGGAGCTACGTCGAGACCGCCGAGGACGTCCTCGACGTCTTCGAGGGCTCCGAATACGAACTCCGCTTCCGTCCCCACCCGATGGACCGCCAGGAGGAACCCGGCAAGTCCGTCACCGAGCGCTGCCGCGAGCGCATCGCCGACCTCCCCAACGTCGTCTTCGACGACGCCGACACCCCCCGCGAGAGCATGCTCGACGCCGACCTGCTGCTCTCCGACTACTCCGGCATCGTCACCGAGTGGCTCCACACGGGTCGCCCGCTCGCCCAGCTCACCGACGTCGCCGCCGACGCCGACGTCCCGCCGCTGGGCTATCGGACCGACGACCTCTCTATCGAGGCGATCGATCGGCTCTACGAGGACGGCTATCCGCCGGACGTCGAGCGGCGGGTCGACGAACGGATCGCCGAACTGGGGATTCCGATGGACGGCCGCGCCGGCGAGCGGGCCGCCGAGGAGGTGCTGGCATGCACGCAGTGA
- a CDS encoding NTP transferase domain-containing protein, with translation MHAVILAAGEGSRMGPHTDDVPKAFMDLGGETLYRRQRDAIDPYVDDVTVVLGYAYENVVDRLGSARPVIFEDWADYENAESLRRGTAGVDDDVLVLNGDVLVAGSVIERVVDRFEAAPGRSVVAAIPGHQEGSTAVRSDDRGVVTDYGMIRGHRHAGLGVVDRSHLDEARAHLAAHRDEWYPGIYTRVVTEMVPIPSGGHVEINYPSDRAAARDKLPLDAPDGLDLQTSATHE, from the coding sequence ATGCACGCAGTGATCCTGGCCGCCGGCGAGGGCAGCCGGATGGGCCCCCACACCGACGACGTTCCGAAGGCGTTCATGGACCTCGGCGGGGAGACGCTGTACCGGCGCCAGCGGGACGCCATCGACCCGTACGTCGACGACGTCACCGTCGTCCTGGGCTACGCCTACGAGAACGTCGTCGATCGGCTCGGCTCGGCGCGGCCCGTGATCTTCGAGGACTGGGCCGACTACGAGAACGCCGAGTCGCTGCGCCGCGGGACGGCCGGCGTCGACGACGACGTGCTCGTGCTGAACGGGGACGTCCTCGTCGCCGGGTCCGTCATCGAGCGGGTCGTCGACCGCTTCGAGGCGGCACCTGGCCGGAGCGTGGTGGCCGCCATTCCCGGCCACCAGGAGGGCTCGACAGCCGTCCGGTCCGACGACCGCGGCGTCGTCACCGACTACGGGATGATCCGCGGCCACCGGCACGCCGGTCTCGGCGTGGTCGATCGGTCCCACCTCGACGAGGCCCGCGCGCACCTCGCCGCGCACCGCGACGAGTGGTACCCGGGCATCTACACCCGGGTCGTGACGGAGATGGTCCCCATCCCGTCCGGCGGTCACGTCGAGATCAACTACCCTAGCGACAGGGCCGCCGCCCGCGACAAACTCCCGCTGGACGCCCCTGACGGACTCGACCTTCAGACGTCGGCGACCCACGAGTGA
- a CDS encoding glycerophosphodiester phosphodiesterase, giving the protein MRLIAHRGCADQYPENTVAAVRQSARYADAIEVDVRRCGSGELVAFHDERVDRLTDAEGRVADLPWDRLGDLEVLDSGETVPRLRAVLDAVPEGVRVQVELKETGLAADVRDAVAGVDREVAVSSFDETALAAVRDLEWDVPTGFLFESDPEANLATALELGCDAVHPHYDCCLETDVVDAAHAAGLDVIAWKALETREEFAALREVDVDGATADRWDIAPTSKAAPAASD; this is encoded by the coding sequence ATGCGCCTCATCGCGCACCGTGGGTGCGCCGACCAGTATCCCGAGAATACCGTCGCCGCGGTCCGGCAGTCGGCCCGGTACGCCGACGCTATCGAGGTCGACGTCCGCCGCTGTGGCTCCGGCGAACTCGTCGCCTTCCACGACGAGCGCGTCGACAGGCTGACCGACGCCGAGGGCCGCGTCGCCGACCTCCCCTGGGACCGCCTGGGCGACCTGGAAGTGCTCGACTCCGGGGAGACCGTTCCCCGCCTCCGGGCCGTCCTCGACGCCGTCCCCGAGGGCGTCCGCGTCCAGGTCGAACTGAAGGAGACCGGACTGGCCGCCGACGTCCGCGACGCCGTCGCCGGCGTCGACCGCGAGGTGGCCGTCTCCTCGTTCGACGAGACGGCGCTGGCGGCGGTCCGCGACCTGGAGTGGGACGTGCCGACCGGCTTCCTCTTCGAGTCCGATCCCGAGGCCAACCTCGCGACCGCGCTGGAGCTGGGCTGCGACGCCGTCCATCCCCACTACGACTGCTGTCTGGAGACGGACGTGGTCGACGCCGCCCACGCCGCCGGACTGGACGTGATCGCCTGGAAGGCCCTCGAAACCCGCGAGGAGTTCGCCGCGCTCCGGGAGGTCGACGTCGACGGCGCCACCGCCGACCGGTGGGACATCGCGCCGACGAGCAAGGCCGCCCCGGCGGCCTCCGACTGA
- a CDS encoding DUF7501 family protein produces the protein MSATATDWSDPETCPFCGDDLVDPGAGFVDHIGENPDCEDSWSNWRDNLAGDVRGEWAG, from the coding sequence ATGAGCGCAACCGCAACCGACTGGAGCGACCCGGAGACCTGCCCGTTCTGCGGCGACGACCTCGTCGACCCCGGCGCCGGCTTCGTCGACCACATCGGCGAGAACCCCGACTGCGAGGACAGCTGGAGCAACTGGCGCGACAACCTCGCCGGCGACGTCCGCGGCGAGTGGGCCGGCTAG